The following are encoded together in the Streptomyces sp. NBC_00358 genome:
- a CDS encoding DUF4910 domain-containing protein, whose product MSTAGQEMHALVERMYPLCRSITGDGVRATLDIVGEYVPLQTHEVPTGTQVLDWTVPQEWNIRDAYIADPAGNRVVDFAASSLHVLGYSVPVSATMPLSELREHLYTLPDHPNWVPYRTSYYKPEWGFCLAQETLDALPDGEYEVRVDSTLADGHLTYAEHVVPGQVADEVIVSCHVCHPSLANDNLAGIAVATFLARALTRETPYYTYRFIYAPGTIGAITWLARNAERVDRVKHGLVLACAGDSGQLTYKQSRRGDAEIDRVMRHVLASSERPHQVNEFTPYGYDERQYCSPGFDLGVGSLSRTPYAGYPEYHTSADNPDFVTPEAMADTLAVCREAFAVLDRNRSYVNLSPYGEPQLGRRGLYDSLGGRSDAKQAQLAMLWVLSLSDGEHSLLDVAERSGLPFDTVAAAADALCGAELIKA is encoded by the coding sequence ATGAGCACGGCGGGCCAGGAGATGCACGCGCTGGTGGAGCGGATGTACCCGCTGTGCCGGAGCATCACCGGAGACGGTGTGCGCGCCACCCTGGACATCGTCGGCGAGTACGTCCCGCTGCAGACGCACGAGGTGCCGACGGGGACCCAGGTGCTCGACTGGACGGTGCCCCAGGAGTGGAACATCCGGGACGCGTACATCGCCGACCCCGCGGGCAACCGGGTCGTCGACTTCGCCGCGTCCAGCCTGCACGTGCTCGGCTACAGCGTGCCGGTGTCGGCGACCATGCCGCTGTCCGAGCTGCGCGAGCACCTGTACACCCTGCCCGACCACCCGAACTGGGTTCCGTACCGCACCAGTTACTACAAGCCGGAATGGGGGTTCTGCCTGGCCCAGGAGACCCTGGACGCCCTGCCGGACGGCGAGTACGAGGTGCGCGTCGACTCCACCCTCGCCGACGGCCATCTCACCTACGCCGAGCACGTGGTCCCCGGGCAGGTCGCCGACGAGGTGATCGTCTCCTGCCATGTCTGCCACCCGTCGCTGGCCAACGACAACCTGGCCGGCATCGCGGTGGCGACGTTCCTGGCCCGCGCCCTGACGCGGGAAACGCCTTACTACACCTACCGGTTCATCTACGCGCCCGGCACCATCGGGGCGATCACCTGGCTGGCCCGCAACGCGGAACGGGTGGACCGGGTCAAGCACGGGCTGGTGCTGGCCTGCGCGGGCGACTCGGGCCAACTGACGTACAAGCAGAGCAGGCGCGGCGACGCGGAGATCGACCGGGTGATGCGGCACGTGCTGGCCTCCTCCGAACGCCCGCACCAGGTCAACGAGTTCACCCCGTACGGGTACGACGAGCGGCAGTACTGCTCGCCCGGGTTCGACCTCGGCGTGGGCTCGCTCAGCCGGACCCCGTACGCCGGGTACCCCGAGTACCACACCTCGGCGGACAACCCGGACTTCGTGACCCCGGAGGCGATGGCGGACACGCTCGCCGTGTGCCGCGAGGCGTTCGCCGTCCTGGACCGCAACCGGAGCTACGTCAACCTCAGCCCCTACGGCGAGCCCCAGCTCGGCCGCCGCGGGCTGTACGACTCGCTCGGCGGCCGCAGCGACGCCAAGCAGGCCCAGTTGGCGATGCTCTGGGTGCTCAGTCTCTCCGACGGCGAGCACAGTCTGCTGGACGTCGCCGAGCGGTCCGGGCTGCCGTTCGACACCGTCGCCGCCGCGGCCGACGCCCTGTGCGGCGCCGAACTGATCAAGGCATGA
- a CDS encoding glucose-1-phosphate cytidylyltransferase, giving the protein MKVVLFCGGYGMRMRNGTSDDVPKPMAMVGPRPLIWHVMRYYAHFGHTEFILCLGYGAHHIKDFFLNYEETTSNDFVLRGGRTELLSTDIADWTITFAQTGVESPIGERLRRVRHHLDGDEMFLANYADVLTDAPLPEMIDRFARRDAGASMMVVPPQSSFHCVDLGEDGLVGGITAVSDMPLWENGGYFVLRQEVFDHIPENGDLVADGCAQLAKRGRLVAHQHRGFWKPTDTVKERAALDDAYTRGDRPWAVWERDGAGASATGGRNGAGATA; this is encoded by the coding sequence GTGAAGGTCGTTCTGTTCTGCGGCGGTTACGGGATGCGTATGCGCAACGGAACCTCCGACGACGTGCCCAAACCGATGGCGATGGTCGGCCCGCGGCCGCTGATCTGGCATGTCATGCGCTACTACGCGCACTTCGGGCACACGGAGTTCATCCTGTGCCTCGGGTACGGGGCACACCACATCAAGGACTTCTTCCTCAACTACGAGGAGACGACGTCCAACGACTTCGTGCTGCGCGGCGGGCGGACCGAGCTGCTGTCCACCGACATCGCCGACTGGACGATCACCTTCGCGCAGACCGGTGTCGAGTCGCCGATCGGGGAGCGGCTGCGCCGGGTGCGGCACCATCTGGACGGCGACGAGATGTTCCTCGCGAACTACGCCGACGTGCTCACCGACGCCCCGCTGCCGGAGATGATCGACCGGTTCGCCCGGCGCGACGCCGGTGCGTCGATGATGGTGGTGCCGCCGCAGTCGTCGTTCCACTGCGTGGACCTGGGCGAGGACGGTCTGGTGGGGGGCATCACCGCGGTGAGCGACATGCCGCTGTGGGAGAACGGCGGCTACTTCGTGCTCCGCCAGGAGGTCTTCGACCACATACCGGAGAACGGGGACCTGGTCGCCGACGGATGTGCCCAACTGGCCAAGCGCGGACGGCTGGTGGCGCATCAGCACCGCGGCTTCTGGAAGCCGACCGACACCGTGAAGGAGCGGGCGGCGCTCGACGACGCCTACACCCGGGGCGACCGCCCGTGGGCCGTGTGGGAACGGGACGGCGCGGGGGCGAGCGCGACCGGCGGCAGGAACGGCGCCGGAGCGACGGCGTGA
- a CDS encoding glycosyltransferase family 2 protein has translation MNARPRLSIGLPVYNGEEYLAESFDALLGQTYEDFELVVSDNASTDGTEEICRKYAARDSRIRYLRLPRNIGATPNHNHVFAESRGELFKWASHDDLYGRDLLLRCVQALDERPEMILAHTGQAVIDGDGKVKVPYEYTLATDSPNAPERFRSLLFEPGGDDFYGVMRADMLRRVKPLDSYHHADRTFVAEITLHGAFHQVPELLYFRRDHPTRAERANPSKRSRCVNLDPRRAGPLHPTPRLLAEYLWGFVAAIRRAPLSPADRRACYRHLAAWMTSRVRPGAGERVEDRAPVDPGRVTVSVDALVAGRDGRRT, from the coding sequence ATGAACGCCCGACCCAGGCTGAGCATCGGCCTGCCCGTGTACAACGGCGAGGAGTACCTGGCCGAGTCGTTCGACGCCCTGCTCGGCCAGACCTACGAGGACTTCGAGCTGGTCGTCTCCGACAACGCCTCGACCGACGGGACCGAGGAGATCTGCCGCAAGTACGCCGCGCGGGACTCACGCATCCGGTACCTCCGGCTGCCCCGGAACATCGGCGCCACGCCGAACCACAACCATGTGTTCGCCGAGTCCCGCGGCGAGCTGTTCAAGTGGGCCTCGCACGACGACCTGTACGGCCGGGACCTGCTGCTGCGCTGCGTCCAGGCGCTGGACGAGCGGCCGGAGATGATCCTCGCGCACACCGGCCAGGCGGTCATCGACGGCGACGGCAAGGTGAAGGTCCCCTACGAGTACACGCTCGCCACCGACTCCCCGAACGCGCCGGAGCGCTTCCGCAGTCTGCTGTTCGAGCCGGGTGGCGACGACTTCTACGGGGTGATGCGGGCCGACATGCTGCGCCGGGTGAAGCCGCTCGACAGCTACCACCACGCGGACCGTACGTTCGTCGCCGAGATCACCCTGCACGGGGCCTTCCACCAGGTGCCGGAGCTGCTGTACTTCCGCCGCGACCACCCCACGCGCGCCGAGCGGGCGAACCCTTCCAAGCGCTCCCGGTGCGTCAACCTGGACCCGCGCCGGGCAGGCCCGCTGCACCCGACGCCCCGGCTGCTCGCCGAGTACCTGTGGGGTTTCGTCGCGGCGATCCGGCGGGCGCCGCTGTCCCCCGCCGACCGGCGCGCGTGCTACCGCCACCTGGCCGCGTGGATGACCAGCCGGGTCCGGCCGGGCGCCGGTGAGCGGGTCGAGGACCGCGCCCCGGTCGACCCGGGCCGGGTCACCGTCTCCGTCGACGCGCTGGTCGCGGGCCGTGACGGGCGGCGGACATGA
- a CDS encoding dTDP-4-dehydrorhamnose 3,5-epimerase family protein — translation MKATEVPEITGAYLFEPTPYADERGFFCRTFDADVVRSVGLDPDAFIQDSLSRSAGGVLRGLHLRSGAGEAKLVRCSYGRIFDVVVDLRPESPTYRNRAFFELSGETQATLYIPAGCAHGFQALTATADTSYKIDRPHDPAEDVTIAFDDPELAIPWPLPVTSMSQRDREAPSLAKVLQHRES, via the coding sequence ATGAAAGCGACCGAAGTCCCCGAGATCACCGGCGCATACCTCTTCGAGCCGACGCCGTACGCCGACGAACGCGGCTTCTTCTGCCGCACGTTCGACGCCGACGTGGTCCGCTCGGTGGGCCTCGACCCGGACGCCTTCATCCAGGACAGCCTGTCCCGCTCGGCCGGGGGCGTGCTGCGCGGCCTGCACCTGCGGTCCGGCGCGGGCGAGGCCAAGCTGGTGCGGTGCTCGTACGGGAGGATCTTCGACGTCGTCGTGGACCTTCGGCCCGAATCGCCGACGTACCGCAACCGGGCCTTCTTCGAGTTGTCCGGCGAGACGCAGGCGACCCTGTACATCCCGGCGGGGTGCGCGCACGGCTTCCAGGCGCTGACCGCGACCGCCGACACCTCGTACAAGATCGACCGTCCGCACGATCCGGCCGAGGACGTGACGATCGCCTTCGACGACCCGGAGCTCGCCATTCCCTGGCCGCTGCCGGTCACCTCGATGTCCCAACGGGACCGGGAGGCGCCGAGCCTCGCCAAGGTCCTGCAGCACAGAGAAAGCTGA
- a CDS encoding phosphatase PAP2 family protein, whose protein sequence is MTGRPPPAALPPALRPLLGPIAALAALVVVVLGVRYAGDSGPGTLDARILAVVDGVRSPWRQVALALDFLGEPVGAATLVAATVTGCLLLRRPRAAVLVVAGAGVSVGTATLLKSLVGRTIHGGNLSYPSGHTAFATSLALVVTLLATGRLGLGRKSGTLLVLGAALVAGTAMGWAQVGLGAHYPTDVLGGWCTALAVVPATAWLVDRVADRPLDRPADPPADRPADPLVGRTADAVRRERR, encoded by the coding sequence GTGACCGGCCGGCCGCCGCCCGCGGCGCTGCCCCCGGCCCTGCGCCCGTTGCTCGGGCCGATCGCGGCCCTGGCCGCGCTGGTGGTCGTCGTCCTCGGGGTCCGGTACGCCGGCGACAGCGGGCCCGGCACGCTGGACGCGCGGATCCTGGCGGTGGTGGACGGTGTGCGGTCGCCCTGGCGGCAGGTCGCTCTGGCCCTGGACTTCTTGGGGGAGCCCGTGGGAGCGGCGACGCTGGTCGCGGCCACCGTGACGGGCTGCCTGCTGCTTCGGCGTCCTCGCGCGGCGGTGCTCGTCGTGGCGGGCGCCGGCGTGAGCGTGGGCACGGCGACGTTGCTCAAGTCCCTGGTGGGACGCACCATCCACGGCGGGAACCTGTCCTACCCGAGCGGGCACACCGCCTTCGCCACCTCGCTCGCCCTCGTGGTGACGCTGCTCGCGACCGGCCGGCTCGGCCTCGGCCGGAAGAGCGGCACGTTGCTCGTGCTCGGCGCGGCGCTGGTCGCCGGCACCGCCATGGGCTGGGCGCAGGTGGGCCTGGGCGCGCACTACCCGACCGACGTCCTCGGAGGCTGGTGCACCGCGCTGGCGGTGGTACCGGCGACCGCGTGGCTGGTCGACCGGGTGGCTGACCGGCCGCTCGACCGTCCGGCTGACCCGCCGGCCGACCGTCCGGCTGACCCGCTGGTCGGCCGGACGGCCGACGCCGTTCGCCGGGAGCGTCGCTGA
- a CDS encoding PIG-L deacetylase family protein, with the protein MIRLGAGRLDRIVAVGAHCDDIAIGAGGTLLTLCLARPGVRVDALVLSGGGGEREQEERAALAAFCPGADLRLTVLKLPDGRMPAHWEEAKGAVEELRARTEPDLVLGPRTEDAHQDHRSLAKLLPTAFRDHLVLGYEIVKWDGDLGRPAAYQPLSPETAEQKVRLLQEHYPSQRHRPWFDREAFLGLARIRGIECHTRYAEAFDITKLTLDLGE; encoded by the coding sequence GTGATCCGGCTCGGCGCAGGGCGCCTGGACCGGATCGTCGCGGTGGGCGCGCACTGCGACGACATCGCCATCGGCGCCGGCGGCACGCTGCTGACGCTGTGCCTCGCGCGACCGGGTGTCCGCGTCGACGCACTCGTGCTCTCCGGCGGTGGCGGCGAGCGCGAGCAGGAGGAACGGGCCGCGCTCGCCGCGTTCTGCCCGGGCGCCGATCTTCGGCTGACCGTGCTCAAGCTGCCGGACGGCCGGATGCCCGCGCACTGGGAGGAGGCCAAGGGCGCGGTCGAGGAACTGCGCGCCCGGACGGAGCCGGATCTCGTCCTCGGCCCGCGCACGGAGGACGCCCACCAGGATCACCGGAGCCTGGCGAAGCTGCTGCCCACCGCGTTCCGCGACCACCTCGTGCTCGGCTACGAGATCGTCAAGTGGGACGGCGATCTCGGCCGTCCGGCTGCGTACCAGCCGCTGTCGCCGGAGACCGCCGAACAGAAGGTGCGGCTGCTGCAGGAGCACTACCCCTCGCAGCGGCACAGGCCCTGGTTCGACCGGGAGGCCTTCCTCGGCCTCGCACGGATCCGCGGCATCGAATGCCACACGCGCTACGCCGAGGCGTTCGACATCACCAAACTCACTCTCGACCTGGGGGAATGA
- a CDS encoding glutamate-1-semialdehyde 2,1-aminomutase yields the protein MPTEDTQELLLPRSRMANERLHAMIPGGAHTYAKGDDQYPDNLAPVISHGRGAHVWDIDGNRYIEYGSGLRSVSLGHAHPRVIEAVRRELDRGSNFVRPSIVEVEAAERFLATVPTAEMVKFAKNGSDATTAAVRLARAATGRPRVALCADHPFFSVDDWFIGTTPMSAGVPAVTNELTVTFPYGDLAATEELLTRYRDEVACLVLEPATHTEPPPGYLAGLRELADRHGCVLVFDEMITGFRWSEAGAQGLYGVVPDLSTFGKALGNGCAVSALAGRRDLMELGGLRHPGDRVFLLSTTHGAETHSLAAAMAVQATYTEEGVTARLHALGERLAAGVRDAASAMGVGEHIVVRGRASNLVFATLDENRQPSQRYRTLFLSRLLAGGVLAPSFVVSSALDDADIDHTVDVVAQACAVYRKALDAADPTPWLAGRPVKPVFRRLA from the coding sequence GTGCCCACCGAAGACACCCAAGAACTCCTCCTCCCCCGCTCGCGGATGGCGAACGAGCGGCTGCACGCCATGATCCCGGGGGGCGCGCACACCTATGCCAAGGGCGACGACCAGTATCCCGACAACCTGGCCCCGGTCATCAGCCACGGCCGCGGTGCCCACGTGTGGGACATCGACGGCAACCGCTACATCGAGTACGGCTCCGGTCTGCGGTCGGTCAGCCTCGGCCACGCCCACCCGCGCGTGATCGAGGCGGTGCGGCGGGAACTCGACCGCGGCAGCAACTTCGTCCGGCCGTCCATCGTGGAGGTCGAGGCCGCGGAACGCTTCCTGGCCACGGTGCCGACCGCCGAGATGGTGAAGTTCGCGAAGAACGGCTCCGACGCCACCACCGCCGCGGTGCGCCTCGCCCGCGCCGCCACCGGACGCCCGCGGGTGGCCCTCTGCGCCGACCATCCGTTCTTCTCCGTCGACGACTGGTTCATCGGCACCACGCCGATGTCCGCCGGTGTCCCGGCGGTGACCAACGAGCTCACCGTGACGTTCCCGTACGGGGATCTGGCCGCCACGGAGGAGCTGCTCACCCGGTACCGGGACGAGGTCGCCTGCCTGGTCCTCGAACCCGCCACCCACACCGAACCGCCGCCCGGGTACCTCGCCGGTCTGCGCGAACTGGCCGACCGGCACGGCTGCGTACTGGTCTTCGACGAGATGATCACCGGCTTCCGCTGGTCCGAGGCGGGCGCCCAGGGCCTGTACGGCGTCGTCCCCGACCTCTCCACGTTCGGCAAGGCGCTGGGCAACGGATGCGCCGTCTCCGCGCTGGCCGGGCGCCGCGATCTGATGGAGCTGGGCGGGCTGCGTCACCCCGGCGACCGGGTGTTCCTGCTGTCGACCACGCACGGTGCGGAAACTCACTCCCTGGCGGCCGCCATGGCCGTGCAGGCCACCTATACCGAGGAGGGCGTCACCGCGCGGCTGCACGCCCTCGGCGAGCGGCTGGCCGCCGGGGTCCGCGACGCCGCGTCCGCCATGGGAGTCGGCGAGCACATCGTCGTCCGGGGCCGGGCCAGCAACCTGGTCTTCGCCACCCTCGACGAGAACCGGCAGCCGTCGCAGCGGTACCGCACCCTGTTCCTGAGCCGGCTCCTCGCGGGCGGGGTGCTGGCCCCGTCGTTCGTGGTGAGCAGCGCGCTCGACGACGCCGACATCGATCACACCGTCGACGTGGTGGCCCAGGCCTGTGCGGTGTACCGCAAGGCACTGGACGCCGCCGACCCCACCCCCTGGCTGGCCGGACGACCGGTGAAGCCGGTGTTCCGCCGGCTGGCGTGA
- a CDS encoding polysaccharide pyruvyl transferase family protein: MTAADGAPVRVGVFGLLGSGNLGNDGSLEAVLGYLRAEHPDVVVDALCGGPEAVTTRFGIPATRLHWYRGEYRTASRAGAVAAKGLGKLVDVFRTASWVRRHDVVIVPGMGVLEATLPLRPWGFPYSLFLLCASGRLLRTRVALVGVGAAPIGNRPTRALVRWSARLAAYRSYRDAQSREAMRAMGVDTARDEVYPDLAFSLPTPPTSAPWDPSAPPGPVCVGVMDFHGGNDDRARADEIYRRYLDGTTRFVRTLAEEGRTVRLLTGDQCDTSVVAAILGAVDSPLVTAAEPSSLTDLMKEMAAADTVVAVRYHNLICALKTGTPVLALCYAAKSDSLMEEMGLGAYRHPAREVDADRLLEQFRALEKSSAELRRTLIERNLAAARRLDHQFASLTAALFPATGHAPTSRKAP; encoded by the coding sequence ATGACGGCCGCCGACGGGGCCCCGGTGCGTGTCGGGGTGTTCGGCCTGCTCGGCTCCGGCAACCTCGGCAACGACGGATCGCTCGAAGCCGTGCTCGGCTACCTCCGCGCCGAACACCCGGATGTGGTCGTGGACGCGCTGTGCGGCGGACCCGAGGCCGTGACGACCCGGTTCGGGATCCCCGCGACGCGGCTGCACTGGTACCGCGGGGAGTACCGGACCGCTTCCCGTGCGGGCGCTGTCGCGGCGAAGGGGCTGGGCAAACTCGTCGACGTCTTCCGCACCGCCTCCTGGGTGCGCCGGCACGACGTGGTGATCGTGCCGGGCATGGGCGTCCTGGAGGCGACCCTGCCGCTGCGGCCGTGGGGCTTCCCGTACTCGCTGTTCCTGCTCTGCGCGAGCGGCCGGCTGCTGCGCACCCGGGTGGCGCTGGTCGGCGTCGGGGCCGCGCCGATCGGGAACCGGCCGACCCGGGCCCTGGTGCGCTGGTCGGCGCGGCTGGCCGCGTACCGGTCGTACCGGGACGCGCAGTCCCGTGAAGCGATGCGGGCGATGGGCGTGGACACCGCGCGCGACGAGGTCTACCCGGACCTCGCGTTCTCCCTGCCGACGCCGCCGACGAGCGCGCCCTGGGACCCGTCGGCCCCACCGGGCCCGGTCTGCGTCGGCGTCATGGACTTCCACGGCGGCAACGACGACCGCGCCCGGGCGGACGAGATATACCGGCGCTACCTCGACGGGACGACCCGGTTCGTCCGCACGCTGGCCGAGGAGGGCAGGACCGTCCGGCTGCTCACCGGTGACCAGTGCGACACGTCGGTCGTCGCCGCGATACTCGGCGCGGTGGACTCGCCGCTGGTCACCGCCGCCGAGCCGTCCTCGCTGACCGACCTGATGAAGGAGATGGCGGCTGCCGACACCGTGGTGGCGGTCCGGTACCACAACCTGATCTGCGCGCTGAAGACCGGTACGCCGGTGCTCGCTCTCTGCTACGCGGCGAAGAGCGACTCGCTCATGGAGGAGATGGGCCTCGGCGCCTACCGCCACCCGGCGCGCGAGGTCGACGCGGACCGGCTGCTCGAACAGTTCCGTGCGCTGGAGAAGAGTTCGGCCGAGCTGAGGCGGACGCTCATCGAGCGGAACCTGGCCGCCGCCCGGCGACTCGACCACCAGTTCGCCTCCTTGACCGCGGCCCTGTTCCCGGCGACCGGCCACGCCCCCACCTCACGGAAGGCTCCATGA
- a CDS encoding NAD-dependent epimerase/dehydratase family protein, translated as MRVLLTGHQGYLGTVMAPILAAAGHEVVGLDSGLFADCVLGPTPADPPGPRVDLRDVTAEHVAGVDAVIHLAALSNDPLGSLAPDLTYDINHHASVRLARLARDAGVRRFLYASTCSVYGAAGGDDLVTEDAPLCPVTPYAESKVRVEEDLQSLADGDFSPVYMRNATAFGYSPRLRADIVLNNLVGHALLSGEVLVLSDGTPWRPLVHAADIARAFTAALTAPREAVHDREFNIGSEINNVTVAEIAEQVAEAVSGSKVVITGENGADPRSYRVDFSRFRAAVPGFDCEWTVKQGALELADAYRKHGLTRESFEQRFTRLAVLRAASDAGTVDDTLRWRR; from the coding sequence TTGCGCGTACTGCTGACCGGACACCAGGGCTATCTGGGCACCGTGATGGCCCCGATCCTCGCGGCCGCCGGGCACGAGGTCGTCGGTCTCGACTCCGGCCTGTTCGCCGACTGCGTGCTGGGCCCGACGCCCGCCGACCCGCCGGGACCGCGGGTGGACCTGCGCGACGTCACGGCCGAGCACGTGGCCGGTGTGGACGCCGTGATCCACCTGGCCGCGCTGTCCAACGACCCGCTGGGATCGCTGGCGCCGGACCTCACCTACGACATCAACCACCACGCCTCCGTGCGGCTGGCACGGCTGGCCCGCGACGCCGGGGTGCGGCGCTTCCTGTACGCGTCGACCTGCTCCGTCTACGGCGCCGCCGGCGGTGACGACCTGGTGACCGAGGACGCCCCGCTGTGCCCGGTGACGCCGTACGCGGAATCCAAGGTGCGGGTGGAGGAAGACCTGCAATCGCTCGCAGACGGCGACTTCAGCCCGGTATATATGCGCAACGCCACCGCCTTCGGCTACTCGCCCCGGCTGCGCGCCGACATCGTGCTGAACAACCTGGTGGGGCACGCCCTGCTGTCCGGCGAGGTCCTCGTGCTCTCCGACGGCACCCCCTGGCGCCCGCTGGTGCACGCCGCCGACATCGCACGGGCCTTCACGGCCGCGCTGACCGCTCCGCGCGAGGCGGTGCACGACCGGGAGTTCAACATCGGCAGCGAGATCAACAACGTCACGGTCGCCGAGATCGCCGAGCAGGTCGCCGAGGCGGTGTCCGGCTCGAAGGTGGTGATCACCGGGGAGAACGGTGCCGATCCTCGTTCGTACAGGGTTGACTTCTCCCGGTTCCGCGCCGCGGTTCCCGGCTTCGACTGCGAGTGGACGGTGAAGCAGGGCGCGCTCGAACTCGCCGACGCCTACCGGAAGCACGGGCTGACCCGGGAGAGCTTCGAGCAGCGCTTCACCCGGCTTGCCGTGCTGCGCGCGGCGTCCGACGCCGGCACCGTCGACGACACCCTGCGGTGGCGCCGATGA